TGGCTCGTGAGTTTGGCTGTCCGGCGCAACAAGCCGGGTTCATCAACGCCATCCTCCGCGCCTATTCTCGTGAGCGGGAGCAAACCCGCCAGGCCCTGCAAACCTTAAAGGACACCGACCCCGCGCTCGGTTACTCGCACCCCAAATGGTTGGTGGATGCCTGGACCACCCGTTGGGGACAGTACCCCACCCGCGCCCTGCTGGAGTGGAACAACACGCCGCCCAAAACCTTTGCCCGCCTGAACACATTGCGCGCCACCCCGGCGGAACTTCAGGCCGAGTGGACGCGCGAAGGCGTGACGTTCGCTCCGTTGGAACGAGCCTGGTTCCCCGCCGGACACGTTTATGAACTCACCGGCCATCCGCCGTTTGCGGAGTTGGCCAGTATGCAAGCCGGGCACTATTACCTCCAGGACCCCAGCACACTGCTCGCGGTTCACCTGCTGGACCCGCAACCCGGCGAGCGGATCCTCGACCTTTGCGCCGCGCCGGGCGGTAAGACGACGTATATCGCCCAACGCATGGAAAATCGGGGCCACCTGCTGGCTCAGGATTTGGATAACCACCGACTGGCGGTGTTGCGTGAAAACCTGGAACGTCTGGGCGTGACCTGCGCCACCGTCGCCCGGCCCGGCAGCGCGCCGGCTCCGGAGTTGGATGCGGCCTTTGACCGGGTGCTGGTGGACGCTCCTTGTTCCAATACCGGGGTCATGCGGCGCCGGGTGGAACTGCGCTGGCGGTTGGAACCGAGCGAACTGTTGCGGCTGGAAGCCGGGCAACTGAGCCTCTTGCGCCGGGCCATCCGCTATGTCAAACCCGGCGGGTGCCTCGTCTATAGCACGTGCAGCCTCGAACCCGGGGAAAACCTGGGCCTCGTTAAAAAGTTACTCGCCGAATTTCCGGCTTGGCAATTGGAGCAACACCAGGAATTGACGCCATTCAAAGACGGCGTGGATGGGGCGTTTGTGGCGGTACTGCGGCGCGGCGCGGCCTGATGGCTTTGTGGGGACCTTGGCGATGGCTGGGGTTGGTGTAAGTTCGCACGCCTGATTTTGCAGAAAAATGGCCGGCATAAAAATGGGGGGAAGTGATGGACCGGTATTATCAAACAATGAGTCTGAAGAACTTCAGCCGTGATTCCGTCCAAAGAGTACAGTTTCACTAATCGGGTATGATCAATCGGAGCACGGCAATTCTGTTTCTGGTGTTGACGGCGGCGGTGGCTTTCATGGCTGGCCGGGCGAGTTTGTCCAAGCCTGCCAGCCATGCCAGTGCGCCGCCGGTTCCGGCCGCCCCCACGGTGGCGACCCAGATATTCGTCCGGAAAATTGTTCAGACGACGGTGAACGAGCCTGCCGAAGCAGCCAGGGAATCTGCGTTTGCACTGGTGACGGTGACAAACCGGCCGGCTGCTCCGCACGCCAGAGGAATGCCCATGACTCACCCTGATGCCTCTGGCTCTAACCCTGTTCCCCAAACCGCAGTCTCTGATTTTACGCCGATGCCGTCAGCTTCTCAAGTCACGGCAGCAGGGGTTTCAATGAATGCCATCCGCTACCGCTCCAAACCGAGTGACAACACCAAGGTCCGGATTGAGGGGACGTCCAGCATTCACGACTGGTGGGCGGAAGGGAAGTTGATTAGCGGTTCTTTGACGGTGGATGGCATACCTTGGTACGGGGTGGGGCCGGTTGCTGCCGAGGGAAGAGTCGTCATTCCGGTGAATGCGATACAT
The window above is part of the Verrucomicrobiota bacterium genome. Proteins encoded here:
- the rsmB gene encoding 16S rRNA (cytosine(967)-C(5))-methyltransferase RsmB, which codes for MNCQKPREIAIRLLNPRTAAEGFVEERLELELRQQPISGLDRRLVQELVYGVIRWRATLGWLERRKASRQHCAPLVSNLLALGLYQMFFLDRIPDHAAVNETVELAREFGCPAQQAGFINAILRAYSREREQTRQALQTLKDTDPALGYSHPKWLVDAWTTRWGQYPTRALLEWNNTPPKTFARLNTLRATPAELQAEWTREGVTFAPLERAWFPAGHVYELTGHPPFAELASMQAGHYYLQDPSTLLAVHLLDPQPGERILDLCAAPGGKTTYIAQRMENRGHLLAQDLDNHRLAVLRENLERLGVTCATVARPGSAPAPELDAAFDRVLVDAPCSNTGVMRRRVELRWRLEPSELLRLEAGQLSLLRRAIRYVKPGGCLVYSTCSLEPGENLGLVKKLLAEFPAWQLEQHQELTPFKDGVDGAFVAVLRRGAA
- a CDS encoding YceI family protein — encoded protein: MINRSTAILFLVLTAAVAFMAGRASLSKPASHASAPPVPAAPTVATQIFVRKIVQTTVNEPAEAARESAFALVTVTNRPAAPHARGMPMTHPDASGSNPVPQTAVSDFTPMPSASQVTAAGVSMNAIRYRSKPSDNTKVRIEGTSSIHDWWAEGKLISGSLTVDGIPWYGVGPVAAEGRVVIPVNAIHSSSGAKMDEIMYDGFEVEKQPDYRKIVYVLEQLIIKKAVTATNAAECDSKGWLIIHGVTNKIDMPVTVQVVENQDLQINGVIPLKMTQFNIQPPCPKMQLGIVKAHDDIKIIINWRVTAKPKD